A section of the Drosophila subobscura isolate 14011-0131.10 chromosome A, UCBerk_Dsub_1.0, whole genome shotgun sequence genome encodes:
- the LOC117902385 gene encoding ATP-binding cassette sub-family A member 3 isoform X1, protein MAKVTNWDKFVLLLWKNWTLQWSHKWQMVIELVLPAIFSLLLVLVRTLVDTEPMPDRYYKVQSLDNLDLLRHTLHSSSYLGKLLELIAPNRRSASASSLNDFKFELYYSPYNPVLDRLVNETCSRLQLQAYHSSVDAATLQANLVAERAFAGIQFSDDWAGVSELPDDFDFALRFPSELRTATIAIANTWLTMRLFPSIDLTGPRNEADEDGGIPVGYLREGFLPLQHVLSMSYLRQKAEELAQNVTLPEVVMQRYPFPAYIFDPLLEGMSSIMSLIILLSFIYPCTYITKYITAEKEKQLKEVMKIMGLSNWLHWTAWFVKSFIMLTISAILIAILVKINWSEDVAVLTHANFSALLFFLIIYIIASICFCFMMATFFSKASTAAAVTGLIWFIAYIPFSFTINTYDDLSLGTKLGWSLISNTAMGFGIKLILGFEGTGEGLQWSNFFTPVSVDDTLTVGAVMLMMLASCFICMTICLYVEQIMPGSFGVPKPWNFPFTKEFWCGEREYMGVEDMPANGGLDEHRDPNAFEREPEGKHIGVQMRHLKKKFADKMVVKGLSMNMFEDEITVLLGHNGAGKTTTISMLTGMFPPTSGTAILNGSDIRTNIEGARMSLGICPQHNVLFDELSVANHIRFFSRMKGLRGKAVEHEVNKYLKMIELEDKANVASSKLSGGMKRKLSVCCALCGDTKVVLCDEPSSGMDPSARRQLWDLLQQEKIGRTLLLTTHFMDEADVLGDRIAIMCDGELKCHGTSFFLKKKYGSGYRLICVKRDNCETNEVTALLQKYVPGLQPECDIGAELSYQLPDSYSSKFEEMFGQLEEQSDELHLNGYGVGITSMEEVFMKVGAEKDGAGNLKAASEIMNGGTGYGKEDNHHQDNESIQSDGIFSENRRLLQGMKLLTNQWKAMLLKKILYTWRNKLLLLIQNIMPIFFVVVTILIIETQGTFLELKPITMSLTQYPLAVTVLERQSLDSGTQGDRIATQYAALAQSYGSNYELQETPAQTSFTNYILELGKTIQVRINARYLAAATVNETSIVAWLNNQPLHTAPLTVNLAHNAIAKALDPKIKISVTNAPLPYTTNTLLTQLSTGNNLGTQLASNLCFCMCFVSSIYILFMIKERESRAKLLQFVGGVKVWTFWLSQFICDFATYIFTALIVILTILCFQEAGLSSFGELGRYFLLLLLFGFSALPFIYIMSLFFREPATGFARVSIINIFCGMALFIVVVVMSSDFFDTKDTADALGWVFRIFPHFSLAMGLNKVYTNTATRNACEKVGLPPILLCEMIPKCCNMKPFFAWAEPGVGPETVYMASTGVVFFLIIIILEFRLVSELIYKIRKVATKAPPPPEEGYLDDDVAQERERIFNMSSTELAAKNLVLDRVTKYYGNFLAVNQVSLCVQEVECFGLLGVNGAGKTTTFKMMTGDERISSGAAYVQGLSLESDMNSIYKMIGYCPQFDALLDDLTGREVLRIFCLLRGVQEGRIKQLSEDLAKSFGFMKHMDKRTAAYSGGNKRKLSTAIAVIGSPSVVYLDEPTTGMDPAARRQLWNMVCRIRDSGKSIVLTSHSMEECEALCTRLAIMVNGEFKCIGSTQHLKNKFSKGLILKIKVRRNLEALRQLRHSSSFTAGTRNADEQTVPEQMAQQSINEVKEFVEREYPHSILQEEYQGILTFYIPLTGVKWSRIFGLMETNREDLNVEDYSVSQTTLEEIFLEFAKYQREDTRAQHQGHISKLRKLCKSLLDNEY, encoded by the exons ACATACGTTGCATAGTTCGTCCTATCTTGGCAAACTCCTAGAGCTGATTGCACCCAACCGACGGAG TGCGTCCGCCTCGAGTCTAAACGATTTCAAGTTTGAGCTGTACTACTCCCCGTACAATCCCGTGCTGGACAGGCTCGTCAATGAGACCTGCAgcaggctgcagctgcaggcctATCACTCCTCGGTGGATGCTGCCACACTGCAGGCGAATCTGGTGGCAGAGAGGGCCTTTGCGGGCATACAGTTCAGCGATGATTGGGCGGGGGTGTCCGAACTGCCGGATGACTTTGACTTCGCCCTGAGGTTCCCATCGGAGCTGCGCACCGCGACGATAGCGATAGCCAACACGTGGCTGACGATGCGCCTCTTTCCCAGCATTGATTTGACGGGGCCGAGGAATGAGGCCGACGAGGACGGTGGCATACCGGTGGGGTATCTGCGCGAGGGTTTCCTGCCCCTGCAGCATGTGCTGTCGATGAGCTACCTGCGACAGAAGGCCGAGGAGTTGGCGCAGAATGTCACGCTGCCGGAGGTGGTGATGCAGCGATATCCGTTTCCGGCCTACATCTTTGATCCCCTGCTGGAGGGCATGTCCTCGATAATGTCACTGATCATCCTGCTGAGCTTCATCTATCCGTGCACGTACATCACGAAG TACATCACCgccgagaaggagaagcagctcAAGGAGGTGATGAAGATCATGGGCCTCAGCAATTGGCTGCACTGGACCGCGTGGTTCGTCAAGTCTTTCATCATGCTGACCATCTCGGCGATCCTCATCGCCATACTCGTGAAGATCAACTGGAGCGAGGACGTTGCCGTCCTCACCCATGCCAACTTCAGCGCCCTGCTCTTCTTTCTGATCATCTACATCATCGCGAgcatctgcttctgcttcatgATGGCCACGTTCTTCTCGAAGGCCAGCACTGCGGCGGCCGTCACGGGACTGATCTGGTTCATTGCCTACATCCCGTTCTCCTTCACCATCAACACGTACGACGATCTCAGTCTGGGCACGAAGCTCGGCTGGAGCCTGATCTCCAACACGGCCATGGGCTTTGGCATCAAGCTGATACTCGGCTTCGAGGGCACGGGCGAGGGCCTCCAGTGGAGCAATTTCTTTACGCCCGTCTCCGTGGACGACACTCTGACGGTGGGCGCTgtgatgttgatgatgctggCCTCCTGCTTCATCTGCATGACCATCTGTCTGTATGTGGAGCAGATAATGCCGGGCAGCTTTGGTGTGCCGAAGCCGTGGAATTTCCCCTTCACCAAGGAGTTTTGGTGCGGCGAAAGGGAGTACATGGGCGTCGAGGATATGCCAGCCAATGGGGGGCTGGACGAGCATCGCGATCCGAATGCCTTCGAAAGGGAACCGGAGGGCAAGCACATTGGCGTACAGATGCGGCATCTGAAGAAGAAATTCGCCGACAAAATGGTCGTCAAGGGACTCTCGATGAACATGTTCGAGGACGAGATCACAGTCCTGCTCGGGCACAATGGCGCCGGCAAGACGACAACCATATCGATGCTCACGGGCATGTTTCCGCCGACCAGCGGCACGGCCATCCTCAATGGCAGCGACATTCGCACCAATATCGAGGGCGCACGCATGTCCCTCGGCATCTGTCCGCAGCACAATGTCCTGTTCGATGAGCTGAGCGTCGCGAATCACATTCGCTTCTTCAGCCGCATGAAGGGGCTGCGCGGCAAGGCCGTCGAGCACGAGGTGAACAAGTACCTGAAGATGATCGAGCTGGAGGACAAGGCGAACGTGGCCTCGTCGAAGCTATCCGGCGGCATGAAGCGCAAGCTCTCCGTCTGCTGTGCCCTGTGCGGCGACACCAAGGTGGTGCTCTGCGATGAGCCCAGCTCGGGCATGGATCCATCAGCGCGTCGACAGCTGtgggatctgctgcagcaggagaaaaTTGGCCGCACCCTGCTGCTGACGACCCACTTCATGGACGAGGCGGATGTGCTGGGCGATCGCATAGCCATCATGTGCGACGGCGAGCTCAAGTGTCACGGCACATCGTTCTTTTTGAAGAAGAAATATGGCTCTGGCTATCGATTG ATCTGCGTGAAGCGCGACAATTGCGAGACGAATGAGGTGAcggcgctgctgcagaagtACGTGCCTGGACTGCAGCCCGAGTGCGACATTGGAGCTGAGTTGTCGTACCAGCTGCCGGATAGCTACTCCTCGAAGTTCGAGGAGATGTTCggccagctggaggagcagtcGGATGAGCTGCATCTGAATGGCTATGGCGTGGGCATCACCTCCATGGAGGAGGTCTTCATGAAGGTCGGTGCCGAGAAGGACGGCGCTGGCAATCTGAAGGCTGCCAGCGAGATAATGAACGGCGGCACTGGCTACGGCAAGGAGGACAATCACCATCAGGACAACGAGTCCATACAGT CCGATGGCATCTTCTCCGAGAATCGTCGCCTGCTGCAGGGCATGAAGCTGCTCACGAACCAATGGAAGGCGATGCTCCTCAAGAAGATCCTGTACACGTGGCgcaacaagctgctgctgctcatccagAACATTATGCCCATTTTCTTTGTGGTTGTCACCATCCTGATCATCGAAACGCAGGGCACCTTCTTGGAGCTGAAGCCCATCACCATGTCCCTCACACAGTACCCGCTGGCCGTGACGGTGCTGGAGCGGCAGAGTCTGGACAGTGGCACGCAGGGCGATCGCATAGCCACACAATACGCCGCCTTGGCACAGTCCTATGGCTCGAACTACGAGCTGCAGGAGACGCCCGCACAGACCAGCTTCACGAACTACATCCTGGAGCTGGGCAAGACGATACAGGTGCGGATCAATGCGCGCTACCTGGCAGCGGCCACCGTCAACGAGACGTCCATTGTGGCCTGGCTGAACAATCAGCCACTGCATACGGCGCCGCTCACCGTCAATCTGGCGCACAATGCCATTGCGAAGGCGCTCGATCCCAAGATCAAGATATCCGTGACGAATGCACCGCTGCCGTACACCACAAACACGCTGCTCACACAGCTCTCGACGGGCAATAATCTGGGCACCCAATTGGCCTCCAATCTGTGCTTCTGCATGTGCTTCGTCAGCTCCATTTACATTCTGTTCATGATCAAGGAGCGCGAGTCGCGGGCCAAGCTCCTCCAGTTTGTGGGCGGCGTCAAGGTGTGGACCTTCTGGCTGTCGCAGTTCATCTGCGACTTTGCCACCTACATATTCACGGCCCTCATTGTGATCCTCACGATACTGTGCTTCCAAGAGGCGGGTCTCTCATCGTTCGGCGAGCTGGGCCGTtacttcctgctgctgctgctgtttggcttcTCGGCGCTGCCGTTTATCTACATCATGTCGCTGTTCTTCAGAGAGCCAGCCACCGGCTTTGCACGCGTCTCCATCATCAATATCTTCTGCGGCATGGCGCTGTTCATTGTCGTTGTGGTCATGTCATCGGACTTCTTCGATACCAAGGACACGGCCGATGCTCTCGGCTGGGTGTTCCGCATCTTTCCGCACTTTTCACTGGCCATGGGCCTCAACAAGGTGTACACCAATACGGCCACGAGGAATGCCTGCGAGAAGGTGGGCCTGCCACCCATTCTTCTCTGCGAAATGATACCCAAATGTTGCA ATATGAAGCCATTCTTTGCCTGGGCAGAGCCTGGCGTTGGACCCGAAACGGTCTACATGGCCTCAACGGGCGTTGTCTTTttcctcatcatcattatccTGGAATTCCGACTCGTCAGCGAGCTCATCTACAAGATACGCAAAGTGGCAAC CAaagcaccaccgccaccggaGGAGGGCTATCTGGACGATGATGTGGCCCAGGAGCGGGAGCGCATTTTCAATATGAGTTCCACCGAATTGGCGGCCAAGAATCTGGTGCTGGATCGTGTGACCAAATATTACGGCAACTTTTTGGCAGTCAATCAAGTGTCGCTCTGTGTGCAGGA AGTGGAATGCTTTGGGCTGTTGGGCGTGAATGGAGCGGGCAAGACGACCACCTTCAAGATGATGACTGGCGACGAGCGCATCAGCTCGGGTGCGGCCTACGTGCAGGGCCTGAGCCTGGAGTCGGATATGAACAGCATTTACAAGATGATCGGCTACTGTCCGCAGTTCGATGCCCTGCTGGACGATCTGACGGGGCGCGAGGTGCTGCGCATTTTCTGTCTGTTGCGCGGCGTCCAGGAGGGGCGCATCAAGCAGCTGTCCGAGGATCTGGCCAAGTCGTTTGGCTTCATGAAGCACATGGATAAGCGAACGGCCGCCTACAGTGGCGGCAACAAGCGCAAGCTGAGCACCGCCATAGCCGTCATCGGCAGCCCCTCGGTGGTGTATCTGGATGAGCCGACAACCGGCATGGATCCGGCGGCACGCCGCCAGCTGTGGAACATGGTCTGTCGCATCCGTGACTCGGGCAAATCGATTGTCCTCACCTCCCACAGCATGGAGGAGTGCGAGGCGTTGTGCACACGCCTGGCCATCATGGTCAATGGGGAGTTCAAGTGCATTGGCAGCACGCAGCATCTGAAGAATAAGTTCTCCAAGGGTCTCATACTGAAGATCAAGGTGCGGCGAAATCTGGAGGCACTGCGACAGTtgcggcacagcagcagcttcacaGCCGGCACCAGGAATGCCGACGAGCAGACGGTGCCCGAGCAGATGGCCCAGCAGAGCATCAACGAAGTGAAGGAGTTTGTGGAGCGTGAATATCCACATTCCATCTTGCA agagGAATATCAGGGCATTTTAACATTCTACATTCCATTGACGGGTGTGAAGTGGTCGCGCATATTTGGATTAATGGAGACGAATCGTGAGGACTTGAATGTCGAAGACTATTCGGTCAGTCAGACCACATTGGAGGAGATATTCCTTGAGTTTGCCAAGTACCAGCGCGAGGATACGCGTGCCCAACA CCAAGGTCACATCTCAAAGTTGAGAAAACTATGCAAATCCCTTCTAGATAATGAGTAttga
- the LOC117902385 gene encoding ATP-binding cassette sub-family A member 3 isoform X2, producing MAKVTNWDKFVLLLWKNWTLQWSHKWQMVIELVLPAIFSLLLVLVRTLVDTEPMPDRYYKVQSLDNLDLLRHTLHSSSYLGKLLELIAPNRRSASASSLNDFKFELYYSPYNPVLDRLVNETCSRLQLQAYHSSVDAATLQANLVAERAFAGIQFSDDWAGVSELPDDFDFALRFPSELRTATIAIANTWLTMRLFPSIDLTGPRNEADEDGGIPVGYLREGFLPLQHVLSMSYLRQKAEELAQNVTLPEVVMQRYPFPAYIFDPLLEGMSSIMSLIILLSFIYPCTYITKYITAEKEKQLKEVMKIMGLSNWLHWTAWFVKSFIMLTISAILIAILVKINWSEDVAVLTHANFSALLFFLIIYIIASICFCFMMATFFSKASTAAAVTGLIWFIAYIPFSFTINTYDDLSLGTKLGWSLISNTAMGFGIKLILGFEGTGEGLQWSNFFTPVSVDDTLTVGAVMLMMLASCFICMTICLYVEQIMPGSFGVPKPWNFPFTKEFWCGEREYMGVEDMPANGGLDEHRDPNAFEREPEGKHIGVQMRHLKKKFADKMVVKGLSMNMFEDEITVLLGHNGAGKTTTISMLTGMFPPTSGTAILNGSDIRTNIEGARMSLGICPQHNVLFDELSVANHIRFFSRMKGLRGKAVEHEVNKYLKMIELEDKANVASSKLSGGMKRKLSVCCALCGDTKVVLCDEPSSGMDPSARRQLWDLLQQEKIGRTLLLTTHFMDEADVLGDRIAIMCDGELKCHGTSFFLKKKYGSGYRLICVKRDNCETNEVTALLQKYVPGLQPECDIGAELSYQLPDSYSSKFEEMFGQLEEQSDELHLNGYGVGITSMEEVFMKVGAEKDGAGNLKAASEIMNGGTGYGKEDNHHQDNESIQSDGIFSENRRLLQGMKLLTNQWKAMLLKKILYTWRNKLLLLIQNIMPIFFVVVTILIIETQGTFLELKPITMSLTQYPLAVTVLERQSLDSGTQGDRIATQYAALAQSYGSNYELQETPAQTSFTNYILELGKTIQVRINARYLAAATVNETSIVAWLNNQPLHTAPLTVNLAHNAIAKALDPKIKISVTNAPLPYTTNTLLTQLSTGNNLGTQLASNLCFCMCFVSSIYILFMIKERESRAKLLQFVGGVKVWTFWLSQFICDFATYIFTALIVILTILCFQEAGLSSFGELGRYFLLLLLFGFSALPFIYIMSLFFREPATGFARVSIINIFCGMALFIVVVVMSSDFFDTKDTADALGWVFRIFPHFSLAMGLNKVYTNTATRNACEKVGLPPILLCEMIPKCCNMKPFFAWAEPGVGPETVYMASTGVVFFLIIIILEFRLVSELIYKIRKVATKAPPPPEEGYLDDDVAQERERIFNMSSTELAAKNLVLDRVTKYYGNFLAVNQVSLCVQEVECFGLLGVNGAGKTTTFKMMTGDERISSGAAYVQGLSLESDMNSIYKMIGYCPQFDALLDDLTGREVLRIFCLLRGVQEGRIKQLSEDLAKSFGFMKHMDKRTAAYSGGNKRKLSTAIAVIGSPSVVYLDEPTTGMDPAARRQLWNMVCRIRDSGKSIVLTSHSMEECEALCTRLAIMVNGEFKCIGSTQHLKNKFSKGLILKIKVRRNLEALRQLRHSSSFTAGTRNADEQTVPEQMAQQSINEVKEFVEREYPHSILQEEYQGILTFYIPLTGVKWSRIFGLMETNREDLNVEDYSVSQTTLEEIFLEFAKYQREDTRAQQ from the exons ACATACGTTGCATAGTTCGTCCTATCTTGGCAAACTCCTAGAGCTGATTGCACCCAACCGACGGAG TGCGTCCGCCTCGAGTCTAAACGATTTCAAGTTTGAGCTGTACTACTCCCCGTACAATCCCGTGCTGGACAGGCTCGTCAATGAGACCTGCAgcaggctgcagctgcaggcctATCACTCCTCGGTGGATGCTGCCACACTGCAGGCGAATCTGGTGGCAGAGAGGGCCTTTGCGGGCATACAGTTCAGCGATGATTGGGCGGGGGTGTCCGAACTGCCGGATGACTTTGACTTCGCCCTGAGGTTCCCATCGGAGCTGCGCACCGCGACGATAGCGATAGCCAACACGTGGCTGACGATGCGCCTCTTTCCCAGCATTGATTTGACGGGGCCGAGGAATGAGGCCGACGAGGACGGTGGCATACCGGTGGGGTATCTGCGCGAGGGTTTCCTGCCCCTGCAGCATGTGCTGTCGATGAGCTACCTGCGACAGAAGGCCGAGGAGTTGGCGCAGAATGTCACGCTGCCGGAGGTGGTGATGCAGCGATATCCGTTTCCGGCCTACATCTTTGATCCCCTGCTGGAGGGCATGTCCTCGATAATGTCACTGATCATCCTGCTGAGCTTCATCTATCCGTGCACGTACATCACGAAG TACATCACCgccgagaaggagaagcagctcAAGGAGGTGATGAAGATCATGGGCCTCAGCAATTGGCTGCACTGGACCGCGTGGTTCGTCAAGTCTTTCATCATGCTGACCATCTCGGCGATCCTCATCGCCATACTCGTGAAGATCAACTGGAGCGAGGACGTTGCCGTCCTCACCCATGCCAACTTCAGCGCCCTGCTCTTCTTTCTGATCATCTACATCATCGCGAgcatctgcttctgcttcatgATGGCCACGTTCTTCTCGAAGGCCAGCACTGCGGCGGCCGTCACGGGACTGATCTGGTTCATTGCCTACATCCCGTTCTCCTTCACCATCAACACGTACGACGATCTCAGTCTGGGCACGAAGCTCGGCTGGAGCCTGATCTCCAACACGGCCATGGGCTTTGGCATCAAGCTGATACTCGGCTTCGAGGGCACGGGCGAGGGCCTCCAGTGGAGCAATTTCTTTACGCCCGTCTCCGTGGACGACACTCTGACGGTGGGCGCTgtgatgttgatgatgctggCCTCCTGCTTCATCTGCATGACCATCTGTCTGTATGTGGAGCAGATAATGCCGGGCAGCTTTGGTGTGCCGAAGCCGTGGAATTTCCCCTTCACCAAGGAGTTTTGGTGCGGCGAAAGGGAGTACATGGGCGTCGAGGATATGCCAGCCAATGGGGGGCTGGACGAGCATCGCGATCCGAATGCCTTCGAAAGGGAACCGGAGGGCAAGCACATTGGCGTACAGATGCGGCATCTGAAGAAGAAATTCGCCGACAAAATGGTCGTCAAGGGACTCTCGATGAACATGTTCGAGGACGAGATCACAGTCCTGCTCGGGCACAATGGCGCCGGCAAGACGACAACCATATCGATGCTCACGGGCATGTTTCCGCCGACCAGCGGCACGGCCATCCTCAATGGCAGCGACATTCGCACCAATATCGAGGGCGCACGCATGTCCCTCGGCATCTGTCCGCAGCACAATGTCCTGTTCGATGAGCTGAGCGTCGCGAATCACATTCGCTTCTTCAGCCGCATGAAGGGGCTGCGCGGCAAGGCCGTCGAGCACGAGGTGAACAAGTACCTGAAGATGATCGAGCTGGAGGACAAGGCGAACGTGGCCTCGTCGAAGCTATCCGGCGGCATGAAGCGCAAGCTCTCCGTCTGCTGTGCCCTGTGCGGCGACACCAAGGTGGTGCTCTGCGATGAGCCCAGCTCGGGCATGGATCCATCAGCGCGTCGACAGCTGtgggatctgctgcagcaggagaaaaTTGGCCGCACCCTGCTGCTGACGACCCACTTCATGGACGAGGCGGATGTGCTGGGCGATCGCATAGCCATCATGTGCGACGGCGAGCTCAAGTGTCACGGCACATCGTTCTTTTTGAAGAAGAAATATGGCTCTGGCTATCGATTG ATCTGCGTGAAGCGCGACAATTGCGAGACGAATGAGGTGAcggcgctgctgcagaagtACGTGCCTGGACTGCAGCCCGAGTGCGACATTGGAGCTGAGTTGTCGTACCAGCTGCCGGATAGCTACTCCTCGAAGTTCGAGGAGATGTTCggccagctggaggagcagtcGGATGAGCTGCATCTGAATGGCTATGGCGTGGGCATCACCTCCATGGAGGAGGTCTTCATGAAGGTCGGTGCCGAGAAGGACGGCGCTGGCAATCTGAAGGCTGCCAGCGAGATAATGAACGGCGGCACTGGCTACGGCAAGGAGGACAATCACCATCAGGACAACGAGTCCATACAGT CCGATGGCATCTTCTCCGAGAATCGTCGCCTGCTGCAGGGCATGAAGCTGCTCACGAACCAATGGAAGGCGATGCTCCTCAAGAAGATCCTGTACACGTGGCgcaacaagctgctgctgctcatccagAACATTATGCCCATTTTCTTTGTGGTTGTCACCATCCTGATCATCGAAACGCAGGGCACCTTCTTGGAGCTGAAGCCCATCACCATGTCCCTCACACAGTACCCGCTGGCCGTGACGGTGCTGGAGCGGCAGAGTCTGGACAGTGGCACGCAGGGCGATCGCATAGCCACACAATACGCCGCCTTGGCACAGTCCTATGGCTCGAACTACGAGCTGCAGGAGACGCCCGCACAGACCAGCTTCACGAACTACATCCTGGAGCTGGGCAAGACGATACAGGTGCGGATCAATGCGCGCTACCTGGCAGCGGCCACCGTCAACGAGACGTCCATTGTGGCCTGGCTGAACAATCAGCCACTGCATACGGCGCCGCTCACCGTCAATCTGGCGCACAATGCCATTGCGAAGGCGCTCGATCCCAAGATCAAGATATCCGTGACGAATGCACCGCTGCCGTACACCACAAACACGCTGCTCACACAGCTCTCGACGGGCAATAATCTGGGCACCCAATTGGCCTCCAATCTGTGCTTCTGCATGTGCTTCGTCAGCTCCATTTACATTCTGTTCATGATCAAGGAGCGCGAGTCGCGGGCCAAGCTCCTCCAGTTTGTGGGCGGCGTCAAGGTGTGGACCTTCTGGCTGTCGCAGTTCATCTGCGACTTTGCCACCTACATATTCACGGCCCTCATTGTGATCCTCACGATACTGTGCTTCCAAGAGGCGGGTCTCTCATCGTTCGGCGAGCTGGGCCGTtacttcctgctgctgctgctgtttggcttcTCGGCGCTGCCGTTTATCTACATCATGTCGCTGTTCTTCAGAGAGCCAGCCACCGGCTTTGCACGCGTCTCCATCATCAATATCTTCTGCGGCATGGCGCTGTTCATTGTCGTTGTGGTCATGTCATCGGACTTCTTCGATACCAAGGACACGGCCGATGCTCTCGGCTGGGTGTTCCGCATCTTTCCGCACTTTTCACTGGCCATGGGCCTCAACAAGGTGTACACCAATACGGCCACGAGGAATGCCTGCGAGAAGGTGGGCCTGCCACCCATTCTTCTCTGCGAAATGATACCCAAATGTTGCA ATATGAAGCCATTCTTTGCCTGGGCAGAGCCTGGCGTTGGACCCGAAACGGTCTACATGGCCTCAACGGGCGTTGTCTTTttcctcatcatcattatccTGGAATTCCGACTCGTCAGCGAGCTCATCTACAAGATACGCAAAGTGGCAAC CAaagcaccaccgccaccggaGGAGGGCTATCTGGACGATGATGTGGCCCAGGAGCGGGAGCGCATTTTCAATATGAGTTCCACCGAATTGGCGGCCAAGAATCTGGTGCTGGATCGTGTGACCAAATATTACGGCAACTTTTTGGCAGTCAATCAAGTGTCGCTCTGTGTGCAGGA AGTGGAATGCTTTGGGCTGTTGGGCGTGAATGGAGCGGGCAAGACGACCACCTTCAAGATGATGACTGGCGACGAGCGCATCAGCTCGGGTGCGGCCTACGTGCAGGGCCTGAGCCTGGAGTCGGATATGAACAGCATTTACAAGATGATCGGCTACTGTCCGCAGTTCGATGCCCTGCTGGACGATCTGACGGGGCGCGAGGTGCTGCGCATTTTCTGTCTGTTGCGCGGCGTCCAGGAGGGGCGCATCAAGCAGCTGTCCGAGGATCTGGCCAAGTCGTTTGGCTTCATGAAGCACATGGATAAGCGAACGGCCGCCTACAGTGGCGGCAACAAGCGCAAGCTGAGCACCGCCATAGCCGTCATCGGCAGCCCCTCGGTGGTGTATCTGGATGAGCCGACAACCGGCATGGATCCGGCGGCACGCCGCCAGCTGTGGAACATGGTCTGTCGCATCCGTGACTCGGGCAAATCGATTGTCCTCACCTCCCACAGCATGGAGGAGTGCGAGGCGTTGTGCACACGCCTGGCCATCATGGTCAATGGGGAGTTCAAGTGCATTGGCAGCACGCAGCATCTGAAGAATAAGTTCTCCAAGGGTCTCATACTGAAGATCAAGGTGCGGCGAAATCTGGAGGCACTGCGACAGTtgcggcacagcagcagcttcacaGCCGGCACCAGGAATGCCGACGAGCAGACGGTGCCCGAGCAGATGGCCCAGCAGAGCATCAACGAAGTGAAGGAGTTTGTGGAGCGTGAATATCCACATTCCATCTTGCA agagGAATATCAGGGCATTTTAACATTCTACATTCCATTGACGGGTGTGAAGTGGTCGCGCATATTTGGATTAATGGAGACGAATCGTGAGGACTTGAATGTCGAAGACTATTCGGTCAGTCAGACCACATTGGAGGAGATATTCCTTGAGTTTGCCAAGTACCAGCGCGAGGATACGCGTGCCCAACAGTGA